In Flavivirga abyssicola, the following are encoded in one genomic region:
- a CDS encoding prephenate dehydratase, which translates to MIKTVAIQGVKGSFHHIVSQQFFEKPVDAIECLTFDRVVESLITKECDAAIMALENSIVGSIIPNYALIDTYGLHIVGEHYLDIQHNLMALSGQRIEDIEEVYSHPMALLQCKEFFKQYPHIKLVEDKDTAEVAQRIQEKKLKGIGAIASVLAADIFELDILAESIQTIKHNETRFVIVKRTNSEVSENDINKASVKFESDHKRGSLAAILNVMSDCKLNLTKIQSLPIIETPWKYAFFVDVTFEDYIDFKKSKSIIDIMGEGFKVLGEYKKAKL; encoded by the coding sequence TTGATCAAAACGGTAGCCATACAAGGAGTAAAAGGATCTTTTCATCATATTGTGTCACAGCAATTTTTTGAAAAGCCTGTCGATGCTATTGAATGTTTAACATTCGATAGGGTTGTTGAATCTTTAATAACTAAAGAATGCGATGCAGCCATTATGGCTCTGGAAAACTCTATAGTAGGATCTATTATTCCTAATTATGCTTTAATAGACACCTATGGTTTACACATTGTTGGAGAGCATTATTTGGATATTCAGCATAACTTAATGGCATTGTCAGGGCAGCGTATTGAAGATATTGAAGAAGTGTATTCGCATCCCATGGCATTGCTACAATGTAAAGAGTTTTTTAAGCAATATCCACATATTAAATTAGTAGAGGATAAGGATACTGCTGAGGTTGCTCAACGTATTCAAGAAAAAAAGCTTAAAGGTATAGGAGCTATTGCAAGCGTACTGGCAGCAGATATATTTGAGTTAGATATTCTGGCAGAGAGTATCCAAACGATAAAGCACAATGAAACACGTTTCGTTATTGTAAAACGAACAAATTCTGAAGTGTCTGAAAATGACATTAACAAAGCTTCGGTTAAATTTGAAAGTGATCATAAACGAGGTAGTTTGGCTGCAATTCTTAATGTGATGAGTGATTGCAAATTGAATTTAACTAAAATTCAATCCTTACCAATAATTGAAACACCTTGGAAATATGCTTTTTTTGTTGATGTTACTTTTGAAGACTATATAGATTTTAAAAAATCAAAATCTATAATTGATATTATGGGAGAAGGATTTAAAGTGTTGGGTGAATATAAAAAGGCCAAATTATGA